DNA from Spirochaetales bacterium:
CTAAAGGAAAATTGTTCCTGAAAAATAGAAACCTGGTTTCACTGACATCCCCGCGATTGATAATCGAATATTTGACTTCATAGAATGACGCTGTCTGATGGAACTCATCGAGACCGTCAGACGTGATCATCCGGGACTTATCTTTTACCCGCTTATCGAAATCAACGTGAAAGTTCATGTGTCCCCGTTCAGATGCCACGATCTTCCTGGCCGTATAGGGCTGTACTTCGTAAAAAGCCATGTGGGGGTTGCTGACGAGAAAAACATCGTTTTTATCCGTATGGCTTCGTATCCACTCGATGTACTCTGCCGGTTGATACGAGCCCCCGGCGCGTCCGAGATCCGGTGCATTCTCATTCTGGAAAGACATATATCCCGGTATCAAAAAAAGAATGAAAATGCCGGTCCGGACCGCTTTTATTCTCGTATTCACACATCGGTCGATGAGGGTAAAGAGTCCGCAGCAGACAAAAAGGAAGAATAAATAATTGAAAAAACCATTGAAACTCATGCGGTATTAAGGTTGGAATATGCCGTAAAAACATGAATATCCCCTTCGTCGTATCGCCTAAGTTCTCGAGATAGCCCAGGCCCTGATTGATCAGCGTGACGGCCAGCAGGCAGAACATGAGGAGTATTCCCGTTTCTCTGATCCTTTCAGAAAGGGCAAATAATCCGGTTCCTGCCGCAATCCAGAATATAAGGCAAAGGAATACATCGGGAATGAATATGGTCCATTGAGGATCGAGCATGAGATTCGAAAAGTATGTAACGGGTGCCGGATTCAAGATGGGCCGCAGGATATTGGGGATAATATATGGACGTTTTAAGCCATGGCATCAATGGAATGAGGAGTGTCGAGAAAAAAGCCAGCCTTTTCGTCAGTATGTTTGAAAGAAAAAAGAAAAACGGAAAACATATTTATAAAGATCAAAGAACAATTGTAGAGGGAGAAAAGGTCTACTCCGGTAAGCGCGGAAATAAATGCCATCATTATCCCATTAAGGGGAGGATACCAGATATACTCACCCTTGATCGCAGGATCATCGAAGACGGAATTGCCGTTTAAAATATTTTGAGCATAGGCGATATCCCTGAAGACATCGGGTGAAAGCGGGGGGTTGTTTTTTAGGTGCGGGAACATGAAAACCACATAGAAAATGGAAACAACGCAGAGGAGTATAAAAAACCAGATATGTTTCGAAAAGAATTGAGCAAGCCGGCCTTTCAAAGCATTTCGCAGAAATCCGGCAATATCATGCGTTCTTTTGATTATAATGAACAAAACGACAATCCCGCATACCGATAAAAGACAAATGACGAATATCATGATGATTCCGCACATGTCCGTTCCGCTTCTTTTTGCATTCAATGATTCGATTACATCGAGTCTGTTCGGTGTCAATTGATCTGTATCGGTAAAGGGACTTCCGGAGGGAATGATATCGACCGGTTCAATCGTCACTTCATCAAAATATGCCTTCCCGGCACTCCAACTCGCGTACCCTCCTAAAAAAGAACAATCGTTATCGCTTTCCGTTCATTGTTTGCCTTTATATAAAAATCGGTCTCAACCCACTCATTATGAGTCCCCCGCAATGTCTTTGAGGTCGACCGGCAATCGAGTATGGAAATACCCGCACCCTTTCCATGTCTGCTTACGTTTTCAGTTCGTATGCGACAGGATAATTTATAATGACTATGAGGAGGAATTTGTATGGTTTTCATTATACGAACGTAATTAATATCGACATTGTGAACAAGGATACACCGATTTCCCGAAAAGGGATTATCATTTACCGTCCTGATTTCCGATATTCCCCTGTCATTCGACAGACACCGGATTTCCCATCCGATCGGATTATCTCCTTCCGTATTTTCAAAGCCGTTATTATCGATCCTGACACATTCGGTGAAGCCGTCTATTGCTTTATCAACCGATAATCCCGTACCACACAAAGACGATGTGACTTCGGGGATTGTTTCGGAACGCATGGCGAACTCCGAGATAAGTCCGACATCGTATTTTGCAACCAGAAGCGTATCGATAATCGTAATACGCCCGTCGCCATTGATATCCGCGGCGCTTTTATGGAATTTTGGAGGATCAAGTCCCACATAGTAGCTGTTGATAAGAAGGGCATCCACAATGTTTATGTTACCGCCATCATTTACATCACCCGTTTGCCGTGGATAAAGCTGCGGACATAATAAAAAAAACAATACATGAAGGTATGCAATAAAAGCAAATTTTTTACGCATTTGTTATCGCCATACACCTCCATTCGGATTATTGACTATGACGGGATTATCTTAGTATTTCCTGCGGCAGCAGTCGACCTTGCGGGTAGGATAGAACTTTAATTCGGCTTTCACACATACATGCTGTATTCATCGCTAAACGTTTTCAAGAAAAACTATATTTAATTCAAAATAACGTTGCGCCAATGAGAAAGAAGCATCTTCCAAATGCTTTCGCCAAAACCGGGTGCGGGTATTCAAATCCATGTATGATAAATAAATATCTACCGTGAGAGAGAAGATGTATAGCCTGCATTCATTCGGTTCAATGAGGTCGTTATCCGGTGTCATCATCGGGATTATGTCTCTTATCTATCTTTTTATCGTAAAGGAGCATTAATAGGGAAAACAACGATAAAGCGGGAATAATTTCAATAAAATGAAAAAGAAAGCATTATTGAAAAAGACACAGGAGCAGTTCCATTCCCCGTGAATACCTGTTTTTGATTATCAGCCACCGGTGTAAATCTGACACTGACTTTTCTAAGCTTAAGGGCGGAGGCAAGCTCTCTGTTCCTGTAATCGGCGGTCCAGCCCGGGGTAAGAAGACTGAAAATATACCCGAAACCTGCAGCGGCAACCATTTCCCAGGCAGGAATAAATAAAAAAACACTCTGCAGGCCGTTACACAAAGATCCGAAAGGATCGTCCCATGGATAGAGAAAATAGAGATAACTTCCGCAAAGAGTACCGGCGCCCATAAATAAGACCATCAAATAAAAGACTTTTTCGTCACCCTGGAGTAGCGAACCGAGGCCGAGGGGTATAATATTGAGTATCGTCGGGAAAACCGGGTCATCTCTCAGGTGAGTGTAAAGTTCCTCCCGTTCCCGCACGGAAAAATTGGCGATAGCGTCGTGGATTTGGTCCTTATTGATGATTGTACCGTCTTTTTGCGTATTTTCTCTGATCAGCTTGCGTACGTCATCCTTATAATCCGGATACGCCGCAACGGACAGGATCAATAGACCGGCAAAAAACACCCGATAATTGATTTTTCGCATGATACACAGTAAAAATATTTCCTGTTTCTGTCAAGAAGGAAACCCCCTCATAGCCACCTCCGTCCCCAGCCATTTCTCATTACAGCCACCTCCGTCCCCGTTATCCAAAAGCTATCCGCTAAAAATAAATCAGATTACTCTGGAAAAATGCTCCCGTATCGGGTAAGCTGTATGAAAAGATGGAGCAACGCTCGCGATTTATCAGGGAACTGCAACGACTCTGTAATACGGATCTGCTTACCGAGAAATGGCTGATTGCCCCGACCCACCGCATCGGTTTTCAATGGATCGACCAGGTATCGGCCGCGGGACAGCCCGTCCTCAATCTGCGGCTCAAGACGATCAGGACGATCGCGATGGATTTCGCATCCGGGGCACTTGCGTCAAAAGAGCTTGTCTGTATAAGCGGTCTCAGAAAAGAACTTCTCGTCGGGGCCGTCTTCGAAGGATTGCGGAAACAAAAATCGGGATACCTAAACCGGCTGAGTTCGGGGAAAGGACTCCTCAAGAGACTTTGTTTATCGATCGAAGAATTACGGCTGGCCGGTCTTGAAAGCGGCGATATCAACCCGGATTTTTTTGAAGTGCCTGAAAAGGGAAAGGAAATTATCCGGCTGTTGCGCGATTACGAGAAAGCCCTTGCCTCCCGCAGACTCGCCGATTATACCGACGTCCTCAAACTCGCCATGCATCATGTCATGGAAATGGATACTAAAGCTGAGGACGGGCCGCTTCTTGTAGTGCCGGAGGCGGCAATCAGGTTTGATTTTCATCCACTCGAAAAACAATTCTGGTCAAAAATACCCGGCCGCGCCCGTAAAGTGCTTTCCTGCGACAACCCGAACGATGCCATGCCGGAAGAACGTACGGATATCACTCTCCTGTCAAAGATCCGTGATGTTACCGGATGCCCGCCGCCGCGCGGGGACGATTCGGCGAATATCTTTCATGCCTCGGGCGCGGTAAACGAAATTCGTGAAGTGTTTCGCCGTATCGTTTCCAGAAAGATACCGTTTGACAAGGTCGAGGTTATTCAGACCGATTCAGCGACCTACGTCCCGATCATCTATGAATCGGCTTTTATTTTCGGGGAGGGTACCGAAACCGATATCCCCGTCACCTTTGAAGAAGGTATTCCGATACATTATTCAAAACCGGGCCGCGCGCTTTATGCCTGGATTCGGTGGTTCGAAGAGGGGTTTCCGCAATACCGCCTTACCCGTATGATACGGGAAGGGTTGCTGAACATTTCATCCGGTCACGCGTCGCTCTTTCAGACGATACATATCTGGCTGGGAAGGGAAAGGTACCTTCCGCTGCTGGATCGTGCCATTGCCGCATATAAAAAGCCGCATGCCTCGATGGCCGGAAGACATTTTGACGACGATATATCCCCGCCGGTAGATATTATAAGCGCCGGCCGAAAGCAAGAAATGCTGAAAAAATTACACTCCTTTGTGCAGGACCTTCTTTCCCATACACCACAGGAAAACTCGGATGAGTCCCATATTCTTTCCTGCGCGATATGGTTCGTGAAACACGCCTCAAGCGCAACCAATGAATTCGACAATTACGCAAAGCAGGTCATGCTTCGCGGTCTGGAAGAAATCGGTGAATGCGTCGAATCGGGGGAAACCCTCTCGGGCTTCGATCTCCGTTCATGGCTTTCGCGTCTCTCGCAGGATTTGTCCGCCATGGCCCTTGGTCCCCGGCCTTCTCATGTCTATGTGACGTCGATCGCATCCGGCGGCCATTCCGGAAGGCCTTATACCTTTATCGTGGGACTCGACGACACGAGGTTTCCCGGCAGCGGTACGAGCGATCCCATTCTCCTTGACCATGAACGAAAAAGAATCTCAGGAGAACTTGATGTGAAGGGCGACCTGCCGGAAAACAAAATGAGAGAATTGAGTCTTCTCTTCTCACGTCTGCGGGGAAACTGTACACTCAGTTTCTCCTCATTGGACATGATCGATAACCGCCAGATATTTCCCTCTCCCGTTATCCTTTCAGCTTACAGGATCCTCTCGGGAAACCACGAGGCCGATCACGGCTGCCTTATGAACGCGTTACATGGATCGGTCAGTTTTACTCCCGGGGAACCCGACGCATGTATAACGGGTTCGGAATTCTGGGCGCACAGGCTTTGCGGAAGCGTCGAGGTTGAAAACAGGTATGAACTCACTGGAAAATTTTTTCCCCACCTCGGGAGGGGATTCGATATGCGCCGCGCACGCGAATCCGATTCGTTTACCGTTTTCGACGGGTTTGTCCCTTCATGCACGGAAGATATCGATCCCTACAGTGAAGGTGGCATTATCCTCTCGTCGAGCGGACTCGAACTTCTCGCACGGTGTCCGCTTCATTTTTTCTTCCGCTACGTTCTGGGTATCGAAGAACAGGAAGATGAAACGATCGATACCGCACGGTGGCTGACCTCTTTGGATCGCGGTTCCCTTCTCCACGAGGTGTTTCGCGAGTTTATGGAAGAGGTATCCCGGCGCGATCAACGCCCACTTTTCAATGAACACAGGACATTATTGCATACGATTTTGGACCGATACATCGACATTGCGAAAATCGATAATCCGCCGTGTAATCCGCTCGTTATGGCTTCGGATATTTCCTATCTGAGAAAAACCGCGGATGTTTTCCTGCGCCGGGAAGAAAAATTCTGCAGGACTTCCCGCCCCGTTTTTTTTGAAGTGACAATCGGTGTCCGTCAAACCGGCAACAGCACACTGCTTGACTCCGAAGACCCCCTCACCCTCCGCCTCACGCACGATAAAAGCGTCCGCGTACGTGCACGCATCGACAGAATCGACCGGGCAGACGCATCCGGCGATCCGGTATTTTCGGTCTGGGATTATAAAACCGGCCGTTCGGCTCAATACGGTTGGCAGGATCCGTTTACCAAAGGCAGAATAATCCAGAATATCCTCTACCTCGCAGCGTCCGAACTCAGACTCAAGCAGCACTTCGGCCCCCGCGCGAGGGTCGGACGGTTCGGCTTTTTTTTTCCGTCTATCGGTGAGCTGGGCAGACGGATATGGTGGGACAGGGACACCCTTACGGGCGGCACCCGATATCTTCTAATGTTATGCGATATGATAGCGGCCGGCTGCTTCCCATACACGGACACGCAGGCTGACATCGCCTTTTCAGGTTACACGGATGCTGTCGTGGACGGCGACCGGGCCATAGAAGAGATAAACCGGAAAATCTCCGTCGATGATAATGAGAACCTGCAGCCGTTCAAGAGGTTCCGAAACGCATGAGCCAATCACCGCCCCCCGATAACGATCAACGCGTACTCATCACCAAAAAGCTCAACAGGAACATGATGGTCGAGGCCGCTGCCGGTACGGGAAAAACGACATCGCTTATCGACCGCATGATAGCCCTTCTGCGAAACAACATCTGCGGTACGGGAAATATCGTCGCAGTCACCTTTACCCGCAAAGCCGCCTCCGAACTCCGGGGACGATTCCAGGTGTTTCTTGAAAAACGGATAAAGACGGAAGAAGGGATCTACCGGGAACGCCTGACTCACGCGTTGCTGCATATCGACAGGTGTTTCATCGGAACAATCCACTCATTCTGCGCGCGGCTTCTTCGGGAAAGACCGGTTGAAGCGGGATGCGACATTGCATTCGGGGAACTCGAGCCGGATTCGGACATCTTACTCAGGGAAGAATCATGGAGCCGGTTCATCGAAACACTCCCGATTGCAGACCGGGAAGGACTCCTTGGCGAATGCCGTTCCCGCGGCATCCGGATAACTGACTGTGAACAGGCATTTCTCACCTTCACCGATTACCCCGACATCGATACCTGGCCGGGTGACGGCGAATCCCTGCCCGTACCGGACAGCACGGAGGTGTTCGCCCGGATCGATGAATATACCGACCATATGAAAACACTCCGGCCCCGTCTTCCCGAAACATGGACAACGGACACACTGATCGGTTTTTACCGGGATTTCCCCGATTCCCTGCCCGATTTCGATCGTTCCGATCCCGCCGATATTGTACTGCTCCTTTCCCTTTTCGACCGGAAGCGCAAGGTGACGCAGAAGGACTGGATGACAAAGGGGACCTTCACCCGTGACGAGTGCAGGGAAGAACAAAACCGGTGGGATCGTTTTCGCGACGATATTATTGTTCCCGCGCTTACGGCATGGTATGAGTGCCGGTATTGTACGGTATTAAAAGTGTTGACTGCGGCACGCCGGATCTATGATAAAAGACGCCGGAATGAGGGACTGCTTAATTACCAGGATTTGCTTATGTCCGCCGCTTCCCTCCTCCGTTTGAATCCCCATGTCCGTACCTATTTCCAGACCCGGTATACTCATCTCTTAATCGACGAGTTTCAGGATACCGATCCCATCCAGGCGGAAGTGATGATGTTTTTATCCGCCACCGATCCCTGCGAACGCAGCTGGCAGCGGTGTGTTCCACGGCCGGGTTCGCTTTTTGTCGTCGGCGATCCAAAACAGTCGATATACCGTTTCCGCCGAGCGGATATTTCAACCTATAATACCGTAAAGCGGATAATCTGCGAACAAGGAAAGCCGCATGAACGGGGGATCCTTGTCAGGCTTTCGGCAAATTTCAGATCGATATCACCGGTACGGGAATGGATCAATGCGGCTTTTTCTCATGAGTTTCCAAAAAAAGAAACGGAACATTCGCCTGTTTATGTCGATCTTCTTCAGGGCAAACCCGATACACCTGAACATGCGGTCATGGGAATGACGGGGGTTTACAAAATCACCATTCCCGAAGCTTTTTCAACGAAAAACACAGATGCCTCCTGCCATGAAGCGGGGATAATTGCCCGATTTATCCTCAAGGCAACACATACGGGTAACGCTTCACCTTCGGACTTTATGATTATCACACGATACAGGCACCACCTCACCCTCTATGCGGATGAACTCAAACGATACAATATCCCCTATACGATCACCGGCGGGGCCACACTGAACGAACTGAAGGAACTCCGCCTTCTCCGGCTTATACTCAAGGCCACACTTCATCCTGACGATCCGGTTGTCCTTGCGGGTGTGTTGCGGAGTGAACTCTTCGGGATCAGTGATGATTCCCTTTATTTGTTTAGAAAAGCGGGCGGACG
Protein-coding regions in this window:
- a CDS encoding dockerin type I repeat-containing protein, whose amino-acid sequence is MRKKFAFIAYLHVLFFLLCPQLYPRQTGDVNDGGNINIVDALLINSYYVGLDPPKFHKSAADINGDGRITIIDTLLVAKYDVGLISEFAMRSETIPEVTSSLCGTGLSVDKAIDGFTECVRIDNNGFENTEGDNPIGWEIRCLSNDRGISEIRTVNDNPFSGNRCILVHNVDINYVRIMKTIQIPPHSHYKLSCRIRTENVSRHGKGAGISILDCRSTSKTLRGTHNEWVETDFYIKANNERKAITIVLF
- a CDS encoding PD-(D/E)XK nuclease family protein; its protein translation is MEQRSRFIRELQRLCNTDLLTEKWLIAPTHRIGFQWIDQVSAAGQPVLNLRLKTIRTIAMDFASGALASKELVCISGLRKELLVGAVFEGLRKQKSGYLNRLSSGKGLLKRLCLSIEELRLAGLESGDINPDFFEVPEKGKEIIRLLRDYEKALASRRLADYTDVLKLAMHHVMEMDTKAEDGPLLVVPEAAIRFDFHPLEKQFWSKIPGRARKVLSCDNPNDAMPEERTDITLLSKIRDVTGCPPPRGDDSANIFHASGAVNEIREVFRRIVSRKIPFDKVEVIQTDSATYVPIIYESAFIFGEGTETDIPVTFEEGIPIHYSKPGRALYAWIRWFEEGFPQYRLTRMIREGLLNISSGHASLFQTIHIWLGRERYLPLLDRAIAAYKKPHASMAGRHFDDDISPPVDIISAGRKQEMLKKLHSFVQDLLSHTPQENSDESHILSCAIWFVKHASSATNEFDNYAKQVMLRGLEEIGECVESGETLSGFDLRSWLSRLSQDLSAMALGPRPSHVYVTSIASGGHSGRPYTFIVGLDDTRFPGSGTSDPILLDHERKRISGELDVKGDLPENKMRELSLLFSRLRGNCTLSFSSLDMIDNRQIFPSPVILSAYRILSGNHEADHGCLMNALHGSVSFTPGEPDACITGSEFWAHRLCGSVEVENRYELTGKFFPHLGRGFDMRRARESDSFTVFDGFVPSCTEDIDPYSEGGIILSSSGLELLARCPLHFFFRYVLGIEEQEDETIDTARWLTSLDRGSLLHEVFREFMEEVSRRDQRPLFNEHRTLLHTILDRYIDIAKIDNPPCNPLVMASDISYLRKTADVFLRREEKFCRTSRPVFFEVTIGVRQTGNSTLLDSEDPLTLRLTHDKSVRVRARIDRIDRADASGDPVFSVWDYKTGRSAQYGWQDPFTKGRIIQNILYLAASELRLKQHFGPRARVGRFGFFFPSIGELGRRIWWDRDTLTGGTRYLLMLCDMIAAGCFPYTDTQADIAFSGYTDAVVDGDRAIEEINRKISVDDNENLQPFKRFRNA
- a CDS encoding UvrD-helicase domain-containing protein; translated protein: MSQSPPPDNDQRVLITKKLNRNMMVEAAAGTGKTTSLIDRMIALLRNNICGTGNIVAVTFTRKAASELRGRFQVFLEKRIKTEEGIYRERLTHALLHIDRCFIGTIHSFCARLLRERPVEAGCDIAFGELEPDSDILLREESWSRFIETLPIADREGLLGECRSRGIRITDCEQAFLTFTDYPDIDTWPGDGESLPVPDSTEVFARIDEYTDHMKTLRPRLPETWTTDTLIGFYRDFPDSLPDFDRSDPADIVLLLSLFDRKRKVTQKDWMTKGTFTRDECREEQNRWDRFRDDIIVPALTAWYECRYCTVLKVLTAARRIYDKRRRNEGLLNYQDLLMSAASLLRLNPHVRTYFQTRYTHLLIDEFQDTDPIQAEVMMFLSATDPCERSWQRCVPRPGSLFVVGDPKQSIYRFRRADISTYNTVKRIICEQGKPHERGILVRLSANFRSISPVREWINAAFSHEFPKKETEHSPVYVDLLQGKPDTPEHAVMGMTGVYKITIPEAFSTKNTDASCHEAGIIARFILKATHTGNASPSDFMIITRYRHHLTLYADELKRYNIPYTITGGATLNELKELRLLRLILKATLHPDDPVVLAGVLRSELFGISDDSLYLFRKAGGRFDFNTSVPDGLPETDAGAFRDAFEALQSFQSMMTSLPPIAALERIIERLGLVPLSCMETGGHIMAGSLLKTVELLRPVASGMTSPGELIDRLSDFVNEAVRYDGMSILQEQTDVVRLMNLHQAKGLQAKVVFLADPSGESRREPYVHIDRFGGETRGYLAVYKKSGSFSGTLMAIPQKWESLKEREKLFLDAEACRLRYVAATRAASMLIIVRRETGASKNPWHHFAVRLETVKELPDFSDLRPHRREKATCDLEKTEADLKSLLKRRTFPLSASYIIEQAKERALSSFSGITTSVPGKYPDANGKNNELTGIAEIDGIAEIDGIAEIDGIAEID